The Plodia interpunctella isolate USDA-ARS_2022_Savannah chromosome 11, ilPloInte3.2, whole genome shotgun sequence genome includes a window with the following:
- the Hel89B gene encoding TATA-binding protein-associated factor 172 isoform X2, with protein sequence MCPNGGPHRSLAKKEEKCDPEDNGWLKCETFDLERVLQNGAHLMGSEGNEYDDEESLSAADMKEKLAKQRQQLNARLGLDVGAHLGVDLSSLYSNEDLCPVKPQPSKTEVVRRPVQELVLASKHLSSREMNLAKRKARLAFSKQKSRDCEDPPSAPPTPPVEPDRKKIKLEHEDLVVDSSLPVPDCSGNWGECNRWPLEGWCGALQAQLFVSSWESRHGAASALRQLLLARVAAGAGMTTHMTKQEMEEAHQGWLEDMALRLLCVLALDRFGDFVSDQVVAPVRETCAQTLGACAAQLCAARAARVARLLARLCAQPHWEARHGALLGFKYLLAAREELATSCNAIEYLIAGLEDSAEDVSAVAAGALVPAARVLSAQRERVPHVAGRLWKLLREQDDLAAPAHSYMALLAALCALPQAAKMLHPIDLTDVLPRLWPYLDHSTSSVRKATLQTLCTLTRPLITTEENGETNGETTGEEKGKNEEAGKNEEAKKNEETGKDEEVKTEQFLNWTPELLQEAMRHIYQRVLFEHVGEIQEIALKVWQNLLRHARLEVILLAACPLLAAWLCLAMQPPRLPVDPALLLQTPLKQERRPRTTSTSSEGSSTNNELRNQKWLIGGSESLPQNQREHNVMRARTRAADILGYLSCYLVQPAPGIEYKAEDESPIDCYVKVIIVYLRSGSALQRLVSGLVVAAWARHTAAHGLYPPKIITNGVHKENETDGSETETQSKVREGDSDISQLAPPLLVNTLHTALNQTLYYDEVALSCNRILQEARDLHALMKHYKLPVDGEEFNNILRLEQVIHLTTVTQAMVAAMKTKRVSVTLEDRRRALLSCVTQCSSEQTTLTLCVQAALASACAHLHCLPHKLNPVVRPLMDSIKRACSEELQQLSAAALAALLSQLADREPSPNNKVLVNLKAFLRCDPEHTPRVGLEGTEETNGDSGSGDSGAEGKSEAGSALHRDLDKYNGILTLWEQQRSAELYAPKRGRPPSHANTTPLTPQVVNLDQLFSTEDESRKLVRIQRRGATIALINLTEYFSDELPEKLPKLWEFITEPFSKVMTDAELEAQTVDAAEEIISRLQVFEAVCGSLHGALWRRLRARECARAASALTRARYTALRHMAARALAAMALCDVALVVHALMHQLIPTLNECVCTRARCGAAEAVARVVDALQLRMVPYIALFVLPLLGRMSDHCEAVRVMSTRCFASLIQLMPLDGAIPEPEGLSVELKERRARDKDFLEQLFNPKMIKDYKIPIKVSTELRSYQQAGVNWLRFLYTYKLHGVLCDDMGLGKTLQSIVVVAGAHYERQQQNRPELPSLVVCPPTLTGHWVFEVNKFIPSQYLKPLQYVGPPVERERLRSRVRHHNLIVASYDIVRKDIDFFSSIRWNYCILDEGHVIKNGKTKAFKAIKQLIANHRLILSGTPIQNNVLELWSLFDFLMPGLLGTERQFTARYSRPLLAAREAKATPHQLQAGALACEALHRQVLPFMLRRVKEDVVKELPPKITQDYYCELSPLQRKLYEQLSKEHMPQGLTNHTHAFQALHYLQNVCNHPKLVLTAEHPEALLLQRSALDDIDHSAKLPALKQLLLDCGIGTTASEVEAEAVVSQHRALIFCQLKKMLDIVEQDLLKKHLPAVTYLRLDGSVPPHQRHAIVTRFNNDVSIDLLLLTTAVGGLGLNLTGADTVIFVEHDWNPMKDLQAMDRAHRIGQKKVVNVYRLITRGTLEEKIMGLQKFKLGTANTVISSENAAMETMGTDQLLDLFQLSGAPPGDPSRPGSSKSVLDSLPDLWDDQLYEEEYDMSNFIKGLKKMAA encoded by the exons tGGACAGCAGTCTGCCCGTACCTGACTGCTCGGGCAACTGGGGCGAATGCAACCGATGGCCCCTAGAGGGGTGGTGCGGGGCGCTCCAAGCGCAGCTGTTCGTGAGCTCGTGGGAGTCCCGGCACGGCGCCGCCAGCGCTCTGCGGCAGCTGCTGCTGGCCAGGGTGGCTGCCGGGGCCGGGATGACGACTCACATGACCAAGCAGGAG ATGGAAGAAGCCCATCAAGGGTGGCTGGAAGACATGGCCCTGAGGTTGCTGTGTGTCCTAGCGTTAGATCGATTTGGGGACTTCGTTTCTGATCAG GTGGTGGCGCCGGTGCGCGAGACGTGCGCGCAGACGCTGGGCGCGTGCGCGGCGCAGCTgtgcgcggcgcgcgcggcgcgcgtGGCGCGGCTGCTGGCGCGGCTGTGCGCGCAGCCGCACTGGGAGGCGCGCCACGGGGCGCTGCTGGGCTTCAAGTATCTGCTGGCCGCCAGGGAG gaaCTAGCGACCTCTTGCAACGCGATCGAGTACTTGATCGCCGGGCTCGAAGACTCCGCGGAAGACGTGTCCGCGGTGGCCGCCGGAGCCCTAGTCCCGGCCGCCAGAGTCCTATCCGCCCAGAGAGAGAGAGTCCCGCATGTGGCAGGGAGATTATGGAAATTGTTAAGGGAACAAGATGATTTAGCTGCGCCCGCGCATTCGTATATGGCGCTGCTGGCCGCTCTGTGCGCTTTGCCGCAAGCAGCTAAGATGTTGCA tCCAATCGACCTAACCGACGTACTACCTCGCCTCTGGCCTTACCTCGACCACTCCACCAGCTCAGTAAGAAAAGCGACCCTGCAAACACTATGCACGCTAACACGCCCGCTCATCACCACGGAAGAAAACGGTGAAACAAACGGAGAAACGACGGGTGAGGAAAAGGGGAAGAATGAGGAAGCGGGGAAGAATGAGGAAGCGAAGAAGAATGAGGAAACGGGGAAGGATGAGGAAGTGAAGACTGAACAGTTCTTGAATTGGACTCCTGAGTTGCTGCAAGAAGCGATGAGGCATATCTATCAAAGGGTGCTGTTTGAGCATGTTGGGGAGATCCAGGAGATTGCTTTGAAG gtGTGGCAGAATCTACTGCGTCACGCGCGACTAGAAGTGATCCTGCTGGCGGCGTGCCCGCTGCTGGCCGCGTGGCTGTGTCTGGCGATGCAGCCGCCGCGCCTGCCCGTGGACCCCGCTTTGCTGCTGCAAACGCCGCTCAAG CAAGAACGACGTCCCCGCACCACCTCCACATCATCAGAAGGCAGTTCCACCAACAACGAGCTGCGGAACCAGAAGTGGCTGATTGGCGGCAGCGAGTCCCTCCCACAGAACCAGAGGGAGCACAACGTCATGAGGGCCAGGACCAGGGCCGCTGATATACTGG gcTACCTCTCGTGTTACCTGGTCCAGCCAGCGCCTGGTATAGAGTACAAGGCTGAGGATGAGAGCCCAATAGACTGTTATGTTAAG GTTATAATAGTGTACCTGCGTTCGGGCAGCGCCTTGCAGCGATTAGTGTCGGGGCTTGTGGTGGCGGCGTGGGCGCGACACACCGCCGCTCACGGGTTATATCCTCCGAAGATCATCACCAATGGGGTGCACAAG GAAAACGAGACAGATGGATCAGAAACAGAGACTCAGAGCAAAGTTAGAGAAGGAGACAGCGATATATCTCAACTAGCGCCACCGCTTCTAGTCAACACGCTTCATACGGCTTTGAATCAAACGCTTTATTACGACGAAGTCGCTCTTAGCTGTAATAG GATATTACAAGAGGCGCGCGATCTGCACGCACTAATGAAACACTACAAACTGCCAGTTGACGGGGAGGAGTTCAACAACATACTGAGATTAGAACAG GTGATACACCTGACGACGGTGACACAAGCGATGGTGGCCGCAATGAAGACCAAACGTGTCTCCGTGACACTCGAGGACCGCCGCCGCGCGCTGCTGAGCTGTGTGACGCAGTGCTCCAGCGAACAGACCACCTTGACTCTGTG CGTGCAAGCGGCGCTAGCGAGCGCATGCGCACACCTGCACTGCCTGCCGCACAAGCTGAACCCCGTGGTGCGCCCGCTCATGGACAGCATCAAGCGCGCCTGCAGCGAGGAGTTGCAGCAGCTGTCCGCCGCGGCGTTGGCGGCGCTGCTGTCGCAGCTGGCCGATAGAGAACCGTCGCCTAATAATAAAGTGCTCGTTAATCTCAAGGCTTTCCTTAG ATGTGACCCAGAGCATACCCCACGCGTGGGGCTGGAGGGCACGGAGGAGACGAACGGGGATTCGGGGAGCGGCGACAGCGGCGCCGAGGGCAAGTCTGAGGCCGGCTCAGCGTTACATCGCGATC TGGACAAATACAACGGAATCCTGACTCTGTGGGAGCAGCAGCGCAGCGCGGAGCTCTATGCCCCCAAACGGGGCAGACCCCCCTCGCACGCCAACACCACCCCCCTCACCCCGCAAGTGGTCAATCTAGACCAGCTGTTCTCCACTGAGGATGAA AGTCGCAAGCTGGTGAGGATCCAACGTCGCGGCGCCACCATAGCGCTGATCAACTTGACAGAGTATTTCTCGGACGAGCTGCCGGAGAAGCTGCCCAAACTGTGGGAGTTCATCACGGAGCCCTTCTCCAAAGTCATGACTGACGCCG AGCTAGAAGCGCAAACCGTCGACGCGGCGGAGGAAATAATATCCCGCCTGCAAGTGTTCGAAGCGGTGTGCGGGTCGCTGCACGGCGCGCTGTGGCGGCGCCTGCGCGCGCGCGAGTGCGCACGCGCGGCGAGTGCACTGACGCGCGCGCGCTACACCGCGCTGCGACACATggccgcgcgcgcgctcgcCGCCATGGCTCTCTGCGACGTCGCGCTCGTCGTGCACGCGCTCATGCACCAG CTGATTCCGACACTAAACGAATGCGTGTGTACCCGCGCGCGCTGCGGCGCGGCGGAGGCGGTGGCGCGGGTGGTGGACGCGCTGCAGCTGAGAATGGTTCCCTACATCGCACTATTCGTGTTACCGTTGCTCG GCCGCATGAGCGACCACTGCGAAGCAGTACGAGTGATGTCCACCCGGTGTTTCGCCTCGCTCATACAACTGatgccgctagatggcgctatACCAGAGCCCGAGGGTCTTTCTGTGGAACTGAAGGAGAGACGGGCGAGGGACAAGGACTTCCTGGAACAGCTGTTCAATCCTAAAATGATCAAGGATTACAAGATTCCGATTAAAGTGTCCACAGAGTTGAGGAGTTATCAGcag GCAGGCGTGAACTGGCTCCGATTCCTCTACACGTACAAACTTCACGGCGTACTGTGCGACGACATGGGCTTGGGGAAGACGCTGCAGTCTATCGTGGTAGTTGCCGGCGCGCACTACGAGCGCCAGCAGCAGAACAGGCCGGAGCTGCCGTCGCTGGTGGTGTGCCCCCCCACTCTCACAG gCCACTGGGTGTTCGAAGTGAACAAATTCATCCCCTCCCAATACCTAAAGCCCCTCCAATACGTCGGCCCACCTGTAGAGCGAGAGAGATTACGGTCGCGAGTGAGACACCACAACCTCATTGTAGCGTCATACGACATCGTTAGAAAGGACATAGATTTCTTCAGTAGTATACGATGGAACTATTGTATATTGGACGAAGGACACGTCATCAAGAATGGGAAGACAAAGGCGTTTAAGGCTATTAAACAGTTGATTGCGAATCATCGGCTGATATTGTCTGGAACGCCTATTCAG AACAACGTGCTGGAGCTGTGGTCGCTGTTCGACTTCCTGATGCCGGGACTGCTGGGCACGGAGCGGCAGTTCACGGCGCGGTACTCGCGGCCGCTGCTGGCGGCGCGCGAAGCCAAGGCTACGCCGCACCAGCTGCAGGCGGGCGCGCTGGCCTGCGAGGCGCTGCACAGACag GTGCTACCCTTCATGCTGCGTAGAGTGAAAGAAGACGTGGTCAAAGAGCTCCCGCCGAAGATAACACAGGACTACTACTGCGAACTGAGTCCACTGCAGAGGAAGCTATACGAGCAGCTGTCTAAGGAACACATGCCGCAGGGACTCACCAATCATACACACGCGTTCCAA GCGCTGCACTACCTGCAGAACGTGTGCAACCACCCGAAGCTGGTGCTGACGGCGGAGCACCCCGAGGCTCTGCTGCTGCAGCGCTCCGCTCTGGACGACATCGACCACTCGGCCAAGTTGCCCGCTCTCAA ACAACTCCTCCTCGACTGCGGCATCGGCACCACAGCCTCCGAGGTGGAGGCCGAGGCGGTCGTGTCGCAGCACAGAGCGCTCATTTTCTGCCAGCTGAAGAAGATGCTGGACATCGTGGAACAAGACTTGCTGAAGAAGCACCTCCCAGCCGTGACGTACCTGCGGCTGGACGGCTCCGTGCCGCCGCATCAGAGGCACGCCATCGTCACCAGATTTAACAATGACGTCTCCATTGATTTGTTGCTCTTGACTACTGCG GTCGGCGGGCTGGGCCTGAACCTGACGGGGGCGGACACGGTGATCTTCGTTGAGCACGACTGGAACCCCATGAAGGACCTGCAGGCGATGGACCGCGCGCACCGCATCGGCCAGAAGAAGGTCGTCAATGTATACCGGCTCATCACCAGGGGCACGCTCGAGGAGAAGATCATGGG aCTACAAAAATTCAAGCTGGGCACAGCCAACACGGTGATAAGCAGCGAGAATGCGGCCATGGAGACGATGGGCACCGACCAGCTGCTCGATCTGTTCCAGCTGTCCGGAGCCCCTCCCGGCGACCCATCCCGCCCCGGGTCCAGCAAGTCCGTGCTTGACTCGCTGCCCGACCTCTGGGACGATCAGCTGTACGAAGAAGAGTATGACATGTCCAATTTTATTAAGGGATTGAAGAAAATGGCCGCGTAG